GACGGCAGGGTCTTCCAGTATTCAACAGCCTGTTCGTAGGCAGCACCCTTCGGTGCCATCGGACGGCCCTTGATATATTCAAAGGTTTTTTCGTCCGGTGCGATCAGGCCGGCGCGTGCGCCGCCTTCGATCGACATGTTACAGACGGTCATACGACCTTCCATCGACAGCGAACGAATGGCCGAACCGGCATATTCGATCACATAACCGGTGCCGCCAGCCGTACCGATACGGCCGATAATGGCAAGGGTGATGTCCTTTGCCGTCACACCCGGATGCAGGTCGCCTTCAACCTTGACCAGCATGTTTTTGGCCGGTTTTTGAACCAGGGTCTGGGTTGCCAGAACATGTTCAACTTCGGAGGTGCCAATACCAAATGCCAGTGCGCCAAATGCGCCGTGGGTGGATGTGTGGGAATCGCCACAAACCATGGTCACGCCGGGCAGGGTAAAGCCTTCTTCCGGGCCGACAATGTGAACGATACCCTGACGCAGGTCATTCATCGGGAAATAATGGATGCCGGTGTCACGTGCGTTCTGGTCAAGGGTTTCAACCTGGATGCGGCTGTCTTCTTCCTTGATGCCTTCCGAACGGTCGGTGGTCGGCACGTTATGGTCGGGAACGGCCAGTGTCAGTTCCGGGTGACGGACCTTGCGGCCAGCATTGCGAAGGCCTTCAAAGGCCTGCGGGCTGGTAACCTCGTGAACGAGATGGCGGTCGATGTAAATAAGGCAGGTGCCGTCTTCCTGCTGATTGATTACATGGCTTGCCCAAATTTTGTCAAAAAGGGTTTTCGGGTTTCCCATTTCGACCTCCTCTCTTATCGAACCTGTATGCGGTAATGCAAAACGTAACGCGCGGGCAGGCGATGTGAATGATACCGGGTAAAGCAGGCCACCCGCAAAACGGGGTAGCAGGCAGTCGGGATGGCGTGAAACGCCCGTTCCTCCGGCGCAGCTTGGCGCTGCGAAATATTATTATTCAGAAACGCGTGCCCGGGGCTGTTTTTGCCGCGGGACTGTTTTTATACACCGCACTTTCCAAATCGCAAGCGCCGCTGCGGGTGTTTTTTTGATCAACAACACCTTTAAATAGAGTTGTTGAAAAAATGGCACCTATAAATAGCTAAAGCAGCACATTTACCGGGCTTTTGAAATTCATCAGGAATACCTGATATAGAAAAAAGTGATCGTTAAGCCCCAAGAAATCCGCCATTGCGTGAAAAAGCACCGAAAAAGTGCGATTCGCTATAATGCAACTTTAAAGGGTATTTGTTTCCTGCGGATCGCGGGTGGTTTGACGGACGGTGAAGATGCAGATGTTTATGAAGCGGCATGTTGTAAGGGCTGACAGGGCCAGCATCGCGCCGCAAAGATGATGACTCGTTTAGTGGGCACAGCCCGACGAAAACCCGCATAAAACCAGCGGCATTACGGGGAAACAGACACCGGTTATCCCGGCGCCATGGCATGGGCGACGCGGGCAGTGAGTGTATTTGAGGGAAGCGTCAACACACTCTATTGCATGGCTGCGTGGGGGAAAAACAACTTATGCGGGGCGCGTGCTGGGATAATAATAAGTCGCATTAACGGCCATGCCTTTTGTAAGGCACTGAAAAACCTCCAGAAGGCATGTCAAAAAAGGAGCAAGTTGTGGCTGCTGATCTAAAAAATTATTCAGGACAATATCGCCAGTTTGAAAATGAACGCACCCGCCCGGTGCGTGACCTGGTGGCGGCAATCCCGGCAGGGGATGTGAAACAGGCGATTGACCTGGGCTGCGGGCCGGGCAATTCAACCGAAGTGCTGCTGGCGCGGTATCCGCAGGCAACAATTGGCGGTGTTGATGCCTCGGCCGATATGATTGCATCTGCACGCACGCGTTTGCCACAGGTACAGTTTGATGTTGTTGATATCGCGGCCTGGGCGCCCGATGCCCAATATGATGTCATCCTTGCCAATGCATCGCTGCAATGGCTGCCCGATCATGAAACCCTGTTTCCCGATCTGCTTGGCAAAGTGACCCCGGGGGGACATTTTGCCGTTCAGATTCCCGATAACCTGGATGAACCTGCCCACAAACTTACCCGTGAAATTGCTGCGAACGGCCCATGGGCCGCAAAGCTTGCCGGTATCAAACGCACCCCACGCCTAAGTGCCAATCGCTATTACGAGGTGTTGGCCCCGCATTGCCGCCATATTGATATGTGGCGCACAACCTATTTCCATGTTTTGCAAGGCGGCAGTGATGCGGTGGTGGAATGGTTTAAGGGCAGTGCCCTGCGGCCTTTCCTTGCGGCCCTAAGCGGGGATGAACAGGAAGATTTCCTGACGCAATACCGTGAAGGCATCGCCCGACATTACCCGGCACTGGAAGATGGCACGGTATTACTGCCTTTCCCGCGCCTGTTCATGGTCGCAACCCGGCGTTAACGGGGTTGGGTGCCTGCGGTTATAAGGTGTTTTGGCCGGCCAAAGGGCTTTAAGACCCGCGCGCTATATAAGCCAGCCGGTTTTCCGCCAGACTATTTAATAGTGCAATTATGCCAAAACAAAACGGGCCCATCCGAAGATGAGCCCGTTTCGTATTTTTGCGATCCGGTTGCCCGGAAGCAAACTTATTTCTTGCGTTCAGCAGCGGTGAGCTTGCCTTTGTGACCGGTGGTCTGCTCGGCGATACGAGCGGATTTACCGGTACGACCACGCAGGTAGTACAGTTTCGCGCGGCGAACGTCGCCACGGCGAACGACTTCGATTTTGTCGATGGCCGGGGAGTAGTTCTGGAAAATACGCTCAACGCCTTCACCCGAAGCGATTTTACGCACGGTGAAAGAAGAGTTCAGGCCGCGGTTCTTACGGGCGATGCAAACGCCTTCGAACTGCTGGATACGCTCGCGC
The window above is part of the Thalassospira marina genome. Proteins encoded here:
- the leuC gene encoding 3-isopropylmalate dehydratase large subunit produces the protein MGNPKTLFDKIWASHVINQQEDGTCLIYIDRHLVHEVTSPQAFEGLRNAGRKVRHPELTLAVPDHNVPTTDRSEGIKEEDSRIQVETLDQNARDTGIHYFPMNDLRQGIVHIVGPEEGFTLPGVTMVCGDSHTSTHGAFGALAFGIGTSEVEHVLATQTLVQKPAKNMLVKVEGDLHPGVTAKDITLAIIGRIGTAGGTGYVIEYAGSAIRSLSMEGRMTVCNMSIEGGARAGLIAPDEKTFEYIKGRPMAPKGAAYEQAVEYWKTLPSDEGAVYDKVVELDANDIIPQVTWGTSPEDVAPISAVVPGPDDVTDPGKKKAIARSLEYMGLVAGTPLEEVKVDRVFIGSCTNGRIEDLRAAAVIAKGRKVAGHVNAMVVPGSGLVKEQAEAEGLHQIFIEAGFEWREPGCSMCLAMNPDRLEPGERCASTSNRNFEGRQGRGGRTHLMSPAMAVAAAVTGHLADVRKLEIV
- the tam gene encoding trans-aconitate 2-methyltransferase, producing the protein MAADLKNYSGQYRQFENERTRPVRDLVAAIPAGDVKQAIDLGCGPGNSTEVLLARYPQATIGGVDASADMIASARTRLPQVQFDVVDIAAWAPDAQYDVILANASLQWLPDHETLFPDLLGKVTPGGHFAVQIPDNLDEPAHKLTREIAANGPWAAKLAGIKRTPRLSANRYYEVLAPHCRHIDMWRTTYFHVLQGGSDAVVEWFKGSALRPFLAALSGDEQEDFLTQYREGIARHYPALEDGTVLLPFPRLFMVATRR
- the rplS gene encoding 50S ribosomal protein L19, producing MTNAIIQQIEKDQLDKISEKRAVPEFDAGDTVRVHLKVVEGTRERIQQFEGVCIARKNRGLNSSFTVRKIASGEGVERIFQNYSPAIDKIEVVRRGDVRRAKLYYLRGRTGKSARIAEQTTGHKGKLTAAERKK